Proteins encoded by one window of Bacillus sp. DTU_2020_1000418_1_SI_GHA_SEK_038:
- a CDS encoding MFS transporter: protein MENIQIRKNNTLLMIGIIFVAFTLRPAITSIGPLTGHIRAETGISNGIAGLLTTLPLIAFGMISPFVPGISRRLGNEMSVMIGLCILGAGIMIRSSSTLSLLFSGTILIGLGIAICNVLLPGIVKQSFPRKVGLLTGIYTLSMGVFAGLAPGLSIPLADSLSLGWRLSLGMWALIIFTAIGFWLPQLKVKNTSFDSLKQKQTGSRIWFSSIAWQVTLFMGLQSMVYFSITAWLPEILHTQGFDIAIAGWMLTLFQFSGLPANIIIPVLADRLPNQKGIALGIGLLCITGLSGLIFSTNKAFILCCIIMLGISLGAAISHGLTLIGLRAANAKQASDLSGMAQSVGYLLAALGPFIIGFLFDFFHTWTIPLILLVVITVIYTIAGVGAGRNLYVLQENTNTHEQKKAPSTIA from the coding sequence ATGGAAAATATTCAAATACGAAAAAATAATACACTCCTAATGATTGGTATTATTTTTGTTGCGTTCACGCTAAGACCTGCTATTACTTCGATTGGTCCTTTAACAGGACATATACGGGCTGAAACTGGAATTTCCAATGGTATAGCTGGCTTATTAACTACATTGCCACTCATTGCCTTCGGGATGATTTCCCCATTTGTTCCAGGAATTTCTAGAAGGCTTGGAAATGAAATGAGTGTCATGATTGGATTATGTATTTTAGGTGCAGGAATTATGATTCGCTCCTCCAGCACACTTTCTCTCCTATTTTCAGGAACAATCTTGATAGGCTTAGGTATCGCCATTTGCAATGTCCTGTTACCTGGAATTGTCAAACAATCCTTTCCAAGAAAAGTCGGGCTTCTAACAGGGATTTACACACTATCAATGGGTGTTTTCGCTGGTTTAGCACCTGGCCTCAGCATCCCTCTTGCCGATTCGCTTAGCTTAGGCTGGAGATTATCACTTGGAATGTGGGCACTAATTATTTTTACCGCTATCGGCTTTTGGCTTCCTCAACTTAAAGTAAAAAACACATCCTTTGATAGCCTCAAACAAAAACAAACCGGTTCACGCATTTGGTTTTCTTCAATAGCCTGGCAAGTAACACTCTTCATGGGTTTACAATCAATGGTATATTTCAGTATAACCGCCTGGCTTCCTGAAATTCTGCATACTCAAGGTTTTGATATTGCAATAGCAGGCTGGATGCTTACCTTATTCCAATTTTCCGGGCTGCCTGCAAACATCATTATTCCAGTTCTTGCTGATCGGCTTCCAAACCAAAAAGGCATTGCCTTGGGTATTGGTCTTCTATGTATAACTGGCTTATCGGGCTTAATTTTTAGCACGAATAAAGCCTTTATACTCTGTTGTATAATCATGCTGGGAATTTCTCTTGGAGCAGCTATAAGTCATGGTCTAACTCTTATCGGGCTGCGGGCAGCAAATGCAAAACAAGCCTCCGACCTATCTGGAATGGCACAATCCGTTGGTTATTTATTGGCGGCTCTAGGACCGTTTATCATTGGATTTTTATTCGATTTCTTTCATACATGGACGATTCCATTAATCCTGCTTGTTGTTATCACGGTCATATACACGATAGCTGGAGTGGGAGCAGGACGGAATTTATATGTTTTACAAGAGAACACAAATACACACGAGCAAAAGAAAGCCCCCTCTACTATTGCGTAA
- a CDS encoding helix-turn-helix domain-containing protein, whose translation MIKQQLFTFLQNKFNNNPYKIYFSEKVKQRTQLLHSHGEMAVIDIPFLTNPSKKKYLVQPSTNNSLYTFFYSGNDQVHLYLSNPAIHLSKNELDELYILFSVVGLENKISAKEIELTSMIESTLSITASLELDEVLDKIVSHALSVIPAADAGFVQLANDRTQELTVRSAIGFNKKLKAIRVKFGESITGRVYKDGNPVIYFSKSEIYEGMETLSMSNFTNIRGASDHSKLKSLISVPLKLDNQPIGVMTVHQYEAEGKLTEDNLRLLEGFGAQAAIAIQNARLYQEKNEQLEEIIELTKRLEEKNSLLLRRAEIHENLTRLSLQNKSVEYIIRELNRMMSSEVFFFDNLDSELFPKKTVHYPYLSNDEFAEILRYKTKPFFIDINDEKEMKYYVYPILTDRVSLGCFIIPFLKPISPQDKMTIEQASYVLALELTKQKTQAEVYYKKTKEIFNDLLNNKEPLVMEEIGEALGLNTNSFFSVLLLEIVSYTDLQILEAVIHRLISRIKRRIPEKGTLVYGFHNKVTILFSTNHPNEIDEVGTMLDSLLLKWGNQENIPLYAGLSSSYKGIHAISKCYDEAKKALAYIINRHKTGIMNYKKMGINRLFLAQPSPEIEQFANDILAPLRSEKAQNNDLEKTLFTYVRLNKSIVETSERLHVHKNTLYHRIKRIEELLQLDFNDPDDYLQILLACHLYENFPKNE comes from the coding sequence TTGATAAAACAACAACTATTTACTTTTCTGCAAAATAAATTCAATAATAATCCTTATAAAATATACTTTTCTGAAAAAGTAAAACAAAGAACCCAACTGCTACACTCACACGGTGAGATGGCAGTTATTGATATCCCCTTTCTCACAAATCCCTCAAAGAAGAAATATCTTGTTCAGCCGAGTACTAATAATAGCCTTTACACATTTTTCTACTCTGGGAATGATCAGGTCCATTTATATCTTTCTAATCCCGCCATCCACTTATCCAAAAATGAACTAGATGAGCTTTATATCCTTTTTTCTGTAGTAGGTCTAGAAAATAAAATCAGTGCAAAAGAGATTGAGCTAACCAGTATGATAGAGAGCACTCTTTCTATCACTGCCTCTCTTGAGCTAGACGAAGTACTCGACAAGATTGTTAGCCATGCCCTAAGCGTAATTCCAGCTGCAGACGCGGGCTTTGTGCAATTAGCTAATGATAGAACACAGGAATTAACGGTAAGATCAGCAATTGGTTTTAATAAAAAGCTGAAGGCTATTCGAGTAAAGTTCGGGGAATCCATAACTGGAAGAGTATATAAAGACGGAAATCCCGTCATTTATTTCTCAAAATCTGAAATTTATGAAGGAATGGAAACTCTTTCGATGAGTAACTTCACTAATATTCGAGGTGCCAGTGATCATTCTAAATTAAAATCCCTCATTTCAGTTCCTCTAAAATTGGATAACCAGCCAATCGGCGTCATGACTGTTCATCAATACGAAGCGGAAGGAAAATTAACCGAGGACAATCTTCGATTATTAGAGGGCTTTGGGGCACAGGCAGCTATTGCCATTCAAAACGCAAGACTATATCAGGAAAAAAATGAGCAGTTAGAAGAAATCATAGAATTAACAAAACGATTAGAGGAAAAAAATAGTCTTCTTTTAAGAAGAGCAGAGATTCATGAAAATCTAACTCGTCTTTCCCTGCAAAATAAAAGTGTAGAGTATATCATTCGGGAGTTAAATCGAATGATGAGCAGTGAGGTTTTCTTTTTTGATAATTTAGACTCCGAGCTCTTTCCGAAAAAAACAGTGCATTATCCATATTTAAGCAATGACGAATTCGCTGAAATCCTAAGGTATAAGACAAAACCATTTTTTATAGATATTAATGATGAGAAAGAAATGAAATATTACGTATATCCGATATTAACGGACCGCGTTTCCCTAGGCTGTTTTATTATCCCGTTTCTTAAACCGATTTCGCCCCAAGATAAAATGACCATTGAACAAGCAAGTTATGTTCTGGCCCTCGAGCTAACAAAGCAAAAAACTCAGGCAGAAGTCTATTATAAAAAAACAAAAGAAATCTTTAATGACCTGCTGAACAATAAAGAACCATTAGTTATGGAGGAAATTGGAGAGGCATTAGGTTTAAATACAAATTCATTCTTCTCCGTGCTGCTGCTTGAAATAGTCTCATACACTGATCTGCAAATATTAGAAGCAGTTATTCATCGCCTCATTTCCAGAATTAAACGGAGAATACCTGAAAAAGGAACACTCGTATATGGATTTCATAATAAGGTCACGATTCTCTTTTCTACAAACCACCCAAATGAAATAGATGAAGTGGGCACGATGCTAGACTCCTTATTATTGAAATGGGGTAACCAAGAGAACATACCGCTTTATGCCGGGCTTAGTTCATCTTATAAGGGGATACATGCCATTTCTAAGTGCTATGACGAGGCAAAAAAAGCACTTGCATATATAATCAATCGCCATAAAACAGGGATCATGAATTACAAAAAGATGGGGATCAATCGACTTTTTCTAGCACAGCCTTCTCCGGAAATAGAGCAGTTTGCCAATGATATACTGGCACCGTTGCGTTCAGAAAAAGCACAAAACAATGATTTAGAGAAAACGCTTTTCACTTATGTAAGACTGAATAAATCGATAGTCGAAACATCTGAAAGGCTACATGTTCATAAAAACACGCTCTACCACCGCATTAAAAGGATCGAGGAACTGCTCCAGCTTGATTTCAATGATCCAGATGACTATTTACAAATATTATTAGCCTGCCATCTGTATGAAAACTTTCCTAAAAATGAATAA
- a CDS encoding M20 family metallopeptidase, with the protein MNKLYELLDQAYDEMVEVRRYLHQYPELSFQEENTPKYIAEYHEKLGHEVRTGVGGRGVVATLRGGKPGQTVALRADFDALPIQEENDVPYKSKVAGVMHACGHDSHTATLLILAKVLNSMKEEIEGNIVFIHQHAEEVLPGGAIAMIEDGCLAGVDVIFGQHIWSTAPVGTIEYRQGPMMAAADFFKVKIKGRGGHGSQPHRTKDSVVIGSQLVGNIQQIVSRRVDPLDTAVISIGSFEAKNAPNVIADSASLAGTVRTFKDETREYIESEIERIIKGTCLAADAEYTYEYQKGYPATVNPKQEMEFIVELAKQVPGVTAVVECEPQMGGEDFAYYLQKVKGAFFFTGGQNPEWKETYPHHHPKFDIDEKGMLIAAKTLGIATLTYLENNK; encoded by the coding sequence ATGAACAAGCTTTATGAGTTATTAGATCAGGCTTACGATGAAATGGTAGAAGTACGCCGATATTTGCATCAATATCCCGAGCTTTCTTTCCAAGAGGAAAATACACCTAAATACATTGCTGAATATCATGAAAAATTAGGCCATGAGGTCCGTACAGGTGTTGGAGGACGCGGGGTTGTAGCCACACTGCGCGGTGGAAAGCCTGGCCAAACAGTTGCATTGCGTGCGGACTTTGACGCACTTCCGATTCAAGAAGAAAACGATGTCCCATATAAATCGAAGGTAGCTGGAGTTATGCATGCCTGCGGACATGACAGCCACACCGCTACACTGCTTATTTTGGCAAAAGTTTTAAATAGTATGAAGGAAGAGATCGAAGGAAATATTGTATTTATCCATCAGCACGCTGAAGAGGTACTGCCTGGCGGAGCGATTGCGATGATCGAGGATGGCTGTTTAGCTGGAGTGGATGTCATCTTTGGCCAGCATATTTGGTCAACTGCTCCTGTGGGTACAATTGAGTATAGGCAAGGACCGATGATGGCAGCCGCTGACTTCTTCAAAGTGAAAATCAAAGGCCGTGGCGGACACGGTTCTCAGCCGCATCGGACAAAGGATAGTGTTGTTATCGGATCACAGCTGGTTGGCAATATTCAACAAATTGTTTCCCGCCGAGTAGATCCTCTTGATACCGCTGTTATATCAATTGGCTCATTTGAAGCAAAAAATGCACCGAATGTCATTGCAGATTCCGCTTCTCTTGCTGGAACAGTAAGAACTTTCAAAGATGAAACACGTGAGTATATAGAATCTGAAATTGAACGCATCATTAAAGGAACTTGTTTGGCTGCAGATGCAGAATATACGTACGAGTACCAAAAGGGCTACCCTGCAACCGTTAATCCAAAACAGGAAATGGAATTTATTGTGGAGCTAGCTAAACAAGTGCCGGGCGTAACAGCTGTAGTTGAATGTGAACCGCAAATGGGTGGAGAGGATTTTGCATATTATCTGCAAAAGGTTAAGGGAGCATTTTTCTTCACAGGCGGTCAAAATCCTGAATGGAAAGAAACATACCCCCATCACCATCCAAAATTTGATATTGATGAAAAAGGAATGCTGATTGCAGCGAAAACATTAGGAATAGCGACTTTAACTTATTTAGAAAATAATAAATAG
- a CDS encoding Zn-dependent hydrolase, whose protein sequence is MTKSQQRIENHIEELSKFTATPGKGVTRLTYSQEDLQARNYIKETMEEYGLIVREDGLGNIFGRLEGSIEDAPSVIVGSHFDSVPNGGAYDGAAGVVAGLEVAALFQEKNLKPKYPLEVIAMVEEEGSRFGGGLMGSRGIIGTLTEEDFKNLKDSDGISTVEAMKGIGLDSSLVKIRDPKTMKAFLELHIEQGPILEEANIPIGVVEAIVGLTQLEVTVEGQAGHAGTTPMDRRSDALVTAARIIAQLPDLALEEGEGTVITTGRLHVYPNGANVIPDKTIFTIDLRSGKEENVQRVLEKVQTLIQSYQAEGIRTSVKQQLYIQPKALSENMRSLLKQISGELGVSYRSINSGAGHDAMVFSDVTDVGMIFVPSKNGLSHCPEEWSDSGHLADGAQILFEAAKSLTEAE, encoded by the coding sequence ATGACAAAGTCTCAACAAAGGATCGAAAACCATATTGAGGAATTGAGTAAATTTACGGCAACTCCGGGTAAAGGGGTAACACGGCTTACTTATAGTCAAGAGGATTTACAGGCAAGAAACTATATTAAAGAGACTATGGAGGAATATGGATTAATAGTCCGTGAAGATGGGTTAGGCAATATTTTTGGAAGGCTAGAAGGAAGTATAGAGGATGCGCCTAGTGTTATTGTCGGTTCTCACTTTGATTCTGTTCCTAACGGCGGTGCGTATGATGGCGCTGCCGGCGTTGTCGCTGGTCTAGAAGTGGCTGCTCTTTTTCAAGAAAAGAACTTAAAGCCAAAATATCCATTAGAAGTGATTGCGATGGTAGAAGAAGAGGGTTCGAGATTCGGCGGAGGCCTAATGGGATCACGAGGAATCATTGGCACACTGACCGAGGAAGATTTCAAAAATCTAAAGGATTCAGACGGCATTTCAACGGTGGAAGCAATGAAGGGAATCGGATTAGATTCGTCCTTGGTCAAAATAAGAGATCCGAAAACAATGAAGGCTTTCTTAGAATTGCATATTGAGCAAGGACCGATTCTTGAAGAAGCCAATATTCCAATTGGAGTTGTAGAAGCGATTGTAGGCTTGACTCAGCTAGAGGTAACGGTAGAGGGTCAAGCAGGCCATGCTGGTACAACTCCGATGGATCGCAGGTCTGATGCGTTAGTGACAGCAGCAAGAATTATTGCACAATTACCGGATCTTGCTCTGGAAGAGGGAGAGGGGACAGTCATCACCACTGGCCGCTTACATGTTTATCCGAACGGTGCCAACGTCATTCCGGATAAAACGATTTTCACCATCGACCTTCGATCTGGAAAAGAAGAGAATGTTCAACGTGTACTGGAGAAGGTGCAGACATTAATTCAATCCTATCAAGCAGAGGGCATTCGGACTTCGGTTAAGCAGCAATTATATATCCAGCCAAAGGCACTTAGTGAAAATATGCGTTCTCTTCTCAAGCAAATAAGCGGAGAATTGGGAGTTTCTTATCGCTCTATCAATAGCGGTGCAGGTCATGATGCTATGGTCTTTTCAGATGTCACAGATGTTGGGATGATTTTCGTTCCAAGTAAAAACGGCTTAAGCCATTGTCCAGAGGAATGGTCTGATTCAGGCCATTTAGCAGATGGAGCCCAAATTTTATTCGAGGCAGCAAAGAGTTTGACAGAGGCGGAATAG
- a CDS encoding sigma-54 interaction domain-containing protein, protein MLLLNSISKVIQAFSNLLHLDIACFNPNGKLIAATENYIRVKGEKAYAPFFKKLYGNHITFLHQPGKMNMCTGCHYINNCPSKAELIQDMVINGKKYGFISFVSFSDGNERILIENQDYYIKWLSQLKEIIVSILKDSNEFKVEEISSRTAPNYIFGKSSSFLQIQRIIKNMKNSSSSVLITGETGTGKSLLAQYIHSTSVVQNGPFVELNCASIPENLFESELFGYEEGAFTNARKKGKPGYLELADNGTLFLDEIADLPISLQPKLLKVLQDGVIQRVGGTQTRKVNFRIIAATNQSLAKLMNDNLFRSDLFYRLNVIPVTLPSLKERMEDLSIFVSSIIEKLQDRTGKTIYSYTDEYLKSLSSYHWPGNLRELENVIEYSMNMETENILTEHSLPPYIFQNCSTSSIEENEHEPPLAGAERDVIIQKLQYYGNSYNGKQKAAQDLGISVRTLYRKMEKLHILS, encoded by the coding sequence ATGCTGTTGTTAAATTCCATTTCAAAAGTTATACAGGCTTTTTCAAATCTTCTTCACCTAGATATTGCTTGCTTCAATCCTAATGGCAAATTAATTGCTGCTACAGAAAACTATATACGTGTAAAAGGAGAGAAGGCATACGCTCCGTTTTTTAAGAAACTTTACGGCAATCACATTACTTTTCTGCATCAGCCCGGAAAAATGAATATGTGTACAGGATGTCATTACATCAATAATTGTCCTTCGAAAGCTGAGCTTATCCAAGACATGGTCATTAATGGGAAAAAATATGGGTTTATATCTTTTGTCAGCTTCTCTGATGGAAACGAAAGGATTTTGATAGAAAATCAGGACTATTACATAAAATGGTTATCTCAGTTAAAAGAAATAATTGTTTCGATATTGAAAGACAGTAATGAATTTAAAGTAGAAGAGATAAGCTCGAGAACAGCACCAAACTATATTTTTGGAAAAAGTTCATCCTTTCTTCAAATTCAAAGGATTATTAAAAACATGAAAAATAGTTCTTCTTCTGTTTTAATTACAGGGGAAACAGGTACAGGGAAGAGCTTATTAGCGCAATATATTCATAGTACAAGTGTGGTCCAAAATGGGCCTTTCGTAGAATTGAATTGTGCATCTATTCCAGAAAACTTATTTGAAAGTGAATTATTTGGATATGAAGAGGGAGCATTTACAAATGCAAGAAAAAAGGGAAAACCGGGCTATCTTGAATTAGCTGATAATGGAACTCTTTTTTTAGATGAGATTGCAGATTTGCCTATTTCCTTACAGCCGAAGTTATTAAAGGTGTTACAAGATGGCGTTATCCAACGGGTAGGGGGAACACAAACAAGAAAGGTAAACTTTCGCATTATTGCAGCAACCAATCAATCATTGGCCAAATTGATGAATGATAATCTATTCCGTTCGGATTTATTTTACAGATTAAATGTTATTCCGGTCACACTTCCTTCTTTAAAGGAAAGAATGGAAGACTTATCTATTTTTGTATCAAGCATTATTGAAAAATTACAGGATCGAACAGGCAAAACGATTTATTCCTATACAGATGAGTACTTAAAGTCACTGTCCAGCTATCATTGGCCGGGAAATTTACGAGAGCTGGAAAATGTCATTGAATATAGCATGAACATGGAAACAGAAAATATATTAACAGAACACTCCCTTCCTCCCTACATCTTTCAGAATTGTTCAACCTCCAGCATTGAGGAGAACGAACATGAACCCCCTCTTGCAGGAGCCGAACGGGATGTAATTATTCAAAAGCTTCAGTACTATGGAAATAGCTATAATGGCAAACAAAAAGCAGCCCAGGACTTAGGCATAAGTGTTCGTACTCTATATCGAAAAATGGAAAAACTGCATATTCTTTCATAG
- a CDS encoding glucose 1-dehydrogenase, with the protein MDYEKLLGLKDKVVVITGAASGIGLATAELFAEAGAQVAIIDINKEKGTAVAASMNDKGWKTGFFKCDVTSSAECEAVAKQIEQEFGRIDVLFNNAGVIRRKTVVDHTEEDWDIVLNVSLKGAFLLSKFVIPIMAKNGGGSIVNTGSGWGLKGGDLAASYCAAKAGVVNLTKAMAIDHGKENIRVNCICPGDTDTPLLRDEAKQLQHEEESFLKSSAVGRPLERIGTPSDIAKGVLFLSSDMASWVTGTVLTVDGGGLA; encoded by the coding sequence CTGGATTATGAAAAATTATTAGGACTTAAAGATAAAGTGGTTGTTATTACAGGAGCGGCTTCTGGTATCGGCTTGGCGACTGCTGAGCTGTTTGCAGAGGCAGGTGCACAGGTTGCCATTATTGACATTAATAAAGAGAAGGGAACGGCCGTTGCAGCTTCAATGAATGATAAGGGATGGAAAACAGGATTTTTCAAATGTGATGTTACTTCATCTGCTGAATGTGAAGCTGTAGCCAAACAGATTGAACAAGAATTTGGAAGAATTGATGTCTTGTTTAATAACGCAGGTGTTATTAGAAGAAAAACGGTCGTTGATCATACAGAAGAGGATTGGGATATTGTTCTAAATGTTTCATTGAAAGGAGCATTTTTATTATCAAAGTTTGTTATCCCAATCATGGCTAAAAATGGCGGCGGCAGTATTGTCAACACAGGTTCAGGCTGGGGGTTAAAAGGCGGTGATCTAGCGGCTTCCTACTGTGCAGCGAAAGCGGGCGTTGTCAATTTAACAAAAGCGATGGCCATAGACCATGGAAAGGAGAATATTCGTGTCAATTGTATATGCCCAGGTGACACGGATACACCGTTATTAAGAGATGAAGCTAAGCAATTACAGCATGAGGAAGAGTCATTTCTTAAATCATCTGCTGTCGGGCGTCCATTAGAAAGAATTGGCACACCATCTGACATAGCAAAAGGTGTCCTGTTCCTGTCAAGTGATATGGCTTCTTGGGTAACAGGAACGGTGTTAACGGTTGACGGTGGAGGACTGGCATAA
- the gcvPA gene encoding aminomethyl-transferring glycine dehydrogenase subunit GcvPA, producing MGKFNEGAHPYIPNTAPDVKEEMLKEIGVQTIEELFDGIPEELHYKKEMNIPEALSEYELKRYIDGILNKNINTKEYLNFLGAGCWNHYIPAVCDEINSRAEFLTAYAGDPYEDHGRYQALFEYQSLMAELVDMDVVNVPTFDWAQAAATSIRMAGRITGRTEVLLPKTISPDRLKVIKNYCSPSIKVILVDYEEGSGQINLTDLENKLSANTAAVYFENPSYLGFIESQGQKISSLAKDHGAITVVGVDPSTLGVLAPPSHYGADIVCGDLQPLGMHMSYGGGQSGFIATHDDITFVQEYPSRLFGIAPTVVEGEYGFGDVYYDRTSFAQRENGKESVGTQTALWGITAGVYLSLLGPKGMYELGQSIMQKSQYAMGQLGNIPNVVASRFESTSFKEFVVDFNLTGKSVKEINKYLLDNGIFGGKDLSEDFPELGQCALFCITEIHTKKDIDQLVSTIQQCLDSVESIEKGENVHAKN from the coding sequence ATGGGAAAGTTTAATGAAGGAGCTCATCCATATATTCCAAACACAGCTCCAGATGTGAAAGAGGAAATGCTGAAAGAAATTGGTGTTCAAACGATTGAAGAGCTTTTTGATGGTATACCTGAAGAATTGCACTATAAAAAAGAGATGAATATTCCGGAAGCGTTATCAGAGTACGAGTTAAAAAGATATATAGATGGAATTTTAAACAAAAATATTAATACAAAAGAATACTTAAATTTTTTAGGTGCAGGCTGTTGGAACCACTATATTCCAGCTGTATGTGATGAAATCAATTCACGTGCAGAATTTTTAACCGCCTATGCCGGGGACCCTTATGAGGATCATGGCAGATATCAAGCATTGTTTGAATATCAAAGTTTGATGGCGGAATTAGTAGATATGGATGTTGTCAACGTTCCAACATTTGATTGGGCGCAGGCAGCAGCTACTTCTATCAGAATGGCAGGACGTATTACTGGCCGGACAGAAGTACTATTGCCAAAAACGATATCGCCTGACCGTTTGAAGGTGATTAAAAATTATTGCTCTCCATCCATAAAGGTTATTCTTGTTGACTATGAAGAGGGTTCAGGTCAAATCAATTTGACGGATTTAGAAAACAAGTTATCAGCAAATACAGCCGCCGTTTATTTTGAAAATCCATCCTATCTTGGTTTTATTGAATCGCAAGGTCAAAAAATCAGCAGTCTAGCAAAAGACCACGGTGCTATAACAGTCGTAGGTGTTGATCCGAGTACCCTTGGAGTACTGGCTCCTCCAAGCCATTATGGTGCTGATATCGTTTGTGGAGACCTTCAGCCGCTAGGCATGCACATGAGTTATGGCGGCGGACAATCTGGATTTATTGCTACACATGATGATATTACTTTTGTACAGGAATATCCTTCCCGATTATTCGGAATTGCACCGACAGTTGTTGAAGGGGAATATGGATTCGGAGATGTTTATTATGATAGAACCTCTTTTGCACAGAGGGAAAATGGGAAAGAATCTGTTGGAACGCAAACGGCTTTATGGGGGATTACAGCAGGCGTCTATTTATCATTATTAGGGCCAAAAGGAATGTATGAACTAGGTCAGTCCATTATGCAAAAGTCACAATATGCAATGGGACAGCTTGGCAACATTCCAAATGTTGTAGCATCACGTTTTGAATCAACAAGCTTTAAGGAGTTTGTTGTTGATTTCAACCTTACAGGAAAATCTGTAAAGGAAATAAATAAATACTTGCTGGATAATGGTATCTTTGGCGGGAAGGACTTATCTGAGGATTTTCCAGAATTAGGGCAATGTGCATTATTCTGTATTACTGAAATTCATACGAAAAAGGATATCGATCAACTTGTCAGTACAATTCAGCAATGCTTAGATTCGGTCGAAAGCATTGAGAAAGGGGAGAATGTACATGCAAAAAATTAA